ATTGACTCCATTCTCAAGAGGGAAGTTGCCCTTTCAGCTTCCAGGAATCCTTGGGGTAGAAGACTTGTAGCCTCTAAAACCCATAAATTCAAGTTTACCAAGTCAACTTCTCCTTCTCACTCATGTTTGCCCATATGCCCAGACAAAATAAAAAGTTTCTTATTCTTCCAAAGACGAACCAAATAATTTCTGTATAACAACTCTTATCTTCAGCAGGCTGGAGATATGGAAGGGATTGCGTCCAATGCCTGAAATTTTCTTGAAGGAAAACTTTGCGCTGGCACATGGTTATTTTAAAATGGGTGTAGGATATGTAAACTTTCGTAACCTAAGCCAAAGCCCGCTAATCCATGACCCCAGCTACCTCCCTTTTTTCCCCTGTGGAAGCAGACCTGCAAATACTAGCAGATAATCTCAAACAGCTAGTTGGGAACCGCCATCCCATCCTCTATGCGGCAGCCGAGCATCTATTCGGGGCTGGGGGAAAACGTGTTCGACCGGCGATTGTTCTGCTGATATCGCGAGCGACGATGATTGATACAGATATTACTCTACGTCACCGTCGTCTAGCAGAAATTACGGAGATGATTCATACTGCTAGTCTGGTGCATGACGATGTAGTTGATGAATCGGAAGTTCGTCGTGGAGTACCCACAGTACATAGTTTGTTTGGTAATCGTATAGCAGTATTGGCTGGAGATTTTCTATTTGCTCAGTCTTCTTGGTACTTAGCAAATTTAGACAATTTAGAAGTTGTCAAATTGCTATCAGAAGTGATTATGGATTTAGCCGCAGGAGAGATTCAACAAGGGTTGAATCGCTTTGATACTAGTACATCCATAGAGACTTACTTGCAGAAAAGTTATTACAAGACGGCATCATTAATTGCCAACAGTGCAAAAGCTGCGGGCGTGATTAGTGATGTGTCGCGTGAAACAACGGAAAATCTTTACACTTATGGGCGAAATCTCGGTTTAGCCTTTCAAATTGTCGATGATATCTTAGACTTTACAAGCTCAACAGATACCTTGGGCAAGCCAGCTTTTTCTGACCTCAAAAGTGGTCATTTGACTGCACCAGTATTATTTGCTTTGGAAGAAAAGCCTTACTTAGAAATTCTGATAGATCGAGAATTTGCTCAGGAAGGAGATTTTGAGCAAGCGATGATCTTAATTCAAGATAGCCAAGGTATCCAGCGAGCCAGGGAACTTGCTGCCCATCATGCCAAATTAGCTGTGGAATACATAGCCGATTTACCCATATCAGAGTCCCGTCAAGCCTTAATCAACATGACTGATTATGTTCTCAGTCGCCTTTATTAGACTTGTCTTTTCAGGATTTAGATAAATCATTGGCAACAATTATCTATTGTTGCCTTGTGTCGGTTTATTGTTCTTCCCGACTTCAAAGACTGAAATATAATTAAGATTTGTGAATATTTATCTCCCTCATAGCAATAATGCCTAGTTGAGGGAAACAGTAGGAGGGAAGCAGGGAGATTTTTAGTTACTAGGAGAAAAACCCCAATCATCTCCCCATAACCCATACCTGTCTTTGTGATTGGTATACCTAATTTGACTGATTATGCAATATCTGGTGGAACTTGGCTCTCAAAAGGTTGTGGTTGTAGCTGCTGTTGAATAAAATTTTGCATATCGGTACGTTTGACTTCAACTGCGTTAGGATTTATGCCAGAAGTTTCAAAAAAAACTATACTATCTACGGGTTCTAATGCCAGCAGTTGGAATAGCAAATGAGTTACCAAGATTGGTACAGCTTGATATTGAGGGTCAAACCCACTACCAGAATCGGCAAAAGCATCTTGTAAGTTAGGAAAAGCGTATATTACTTGCTTTTCCACTTGTGAATACTGACGATCGCCGATTGTTGTCATCACCCATTCGCCATCTGGACTTTGCAGAATGTAGTATTGGGAATGACGTAAGGTCTGGGCGATCGCCAGTAAAACTGGAGCAATTGCTGTAACTAGTCTTGGTGTAATACCATCTTGGGGTGCATCTTTAATCAGCAATTGAATTTGTGCATTTAAATCCATAATCACCTGTAAACGGCTTCTTTGGTGTTGGCTATGACTGTGCGGGTAATGCAAATAATCTAACTAGATTTGGGAATAATGACGGAAGCCACATCCTCAAGGCACAATTAAATTAGGTTTAGCTTATACTCAAAACCTTACACCCATACCCATAGTCATACAGGTTGTCATTTCAGTATGTTAGGGTTCCCTTAAACACGAGACTATGAATTCAGCCGCAACCACAACAATTCAGGGAGAAAATTCTATCGGCGTGGAGGCGATATATCAATTCCTATTCCAAGAACTTCGACAATCAACCAAAGCATCAGAGCCAAATTGCCATGATGTGGCAATGCGAGTTGCCGCCGAAGTATACCGGATATGCAGTGAGAGTAAACGTATCCAAGCTTCCGGCTCCATAGAAAGTTCTGCCTTCAGCCTCGCCAAGCATCGGCTGCAACAGTGTCTCAAATATTACCAGCTAGGTTCTAATCGAGGCAGGGTGGAGTTACACAGTACCCTGAGTGCGATTATTTATCGCTATATCAACCCACCTCAAAGACAATTAAGTTATCAAGGGCGACTCACTGTCATTGAGGACTTCCTCCAAAGTTTTTATCTAGAAGCATTAAATGCTTTCCGGAGAGAAAACCAACTTACTTCTTCCTATCGTCCCCAAACGCTGTTAGAACTGTCCGAGTACATGGCATTCACCGAGCGCTATGGCAAGCGACGCATTCCCCTACCAGGAAGGCAACAACAGTTAATTATTCTGCGGGCACAAACTTTTTCTCAGCAGCAACCACCTGAAAACTGTGTAGACATTGAACAAGCGGCGGAAGGTAGTGGCAACGAAGGTGACGGTTCTTGGGAAGATCCGGCAGTACAACAGCTACGTAGTGCTATGGCAACCCAAGCGGAACCAGAACCCCAGGAAGACACCCTACGTTCTGTAGTCGTCACAGAGTTAATGAGTTATCTCGAAGAACGCCAGCAAAATGACTGTGCTGACTACTTTGCCCTACGTTTACAAGATTTATCGGCTCAAGAAATTGAGTCCATCCTGGGATTAACCCCCCGTCAGAGGGATTACTTACAACAACGTTTTAAGTACCATTTAATTCGGTTTGCTTTATTGCACCGTTGGGAATTAGTTCATGAATGGTTAGAAGCTGATTTACACACGAACCTGGGTTTAACACCCCAGCAGTGGCAAATTTATACAGAGAAACTTGACGAAAAACAAAGGTCTTTATTAGAACTAAAGCAACAGGGACATACCGACGAGAAAATAGCTAAAACCCTAGGCTTATCAATGGCACAGCTACAAAAACGGTGGTTTAAAATTCTTGAACAAGCCTGGGAAATTCGTAACTCTTTAGTATCCGGATCAGGTACATGAAGCCATGAATAGTGACTCAGAATCTTTACAACACCAACTACTTACCTGGTTGCTAGCAGATAATGCTAATACTGAGGGAAAAGACTTAGGTGAAAGTAAAGAAAATCACGAGGTCCAAAATCCAGAAGTCGCCAAATTGACCAGCGATTTTCAGCCGGAAACCAAACCTCTAACCTTTCAACTGGGAGAAATTCCTACTGTGCAAGAACGTTTTCAAGCCGTCCTCAAGCGCCGGTTACAAGTCCAAATTCAAAGTCAGCCACCGTTATTCCCTTGGGAGACTGAGTTTACAGACTATCCCGATTATCTAGACAGTCCCTCGGTGTCTTTAGTTCCCACTTGGGGTTGGGCTGCCCAACTTTCCCAAATGAATTTACCCATACCTCTACCAGAAAAAGTTTTTCAACAACTGTTAGAGAAATGTCAAGCTTTGGTAAATTCATCCTTACCACTGGGAGCAAAATTAGTCCAAGCTGTGGAAAGCTTTTTCCCAGAGGAAACCCAAGCAGTCAATGATGTGGCGGGTTTAGTTCTGCGGAGTCCCTCTCGTTCTGTGGCTGCATTAGAAATGCCAAGTTTAGATAGTGACTATGCTGACTTACAACCTCGGCAGCAAATGGCATTGTCATTGATAGCAGCAAAGCAACTGCTAGAAAATCTCACATTGTCTGTTTCAGCGACTAATCCCACCTTAGTTAGGGAATGGGTGACTGATACCGGTGTGGTCAAAATTCAAGTAGAATACCAAGCTCAGGGTAATTTTGGAACATTGCGTGTTCAGGGTGATTTACCTGTGGCTGGAGTGATGAAACTTCAAGGTAATCGTTCTGAGGTGGCAGCAGAGTCTTCCGATGTCGGTAGTTTGAGACTAGAGTTGTATCCTGTGCAATTACACCAAACATATACCTTGGCAGTGGAGTTAAAGAGCATTGATCAACAGCCATTGTTATTTGTGATTACACCGACGCTGTAATTGCAATCGCTAGTACTAGGAATATCTGTTAAGAAAAGCCTTGTTTATGAGATGAGTTTCATCCTGGGTTGGCACAAATTCTTTTTTTACAAAAGCAGTCATGAGAAGGGCACTTGAAACGGTGATTTTTCCGTAATCAGGTGTCTGTCGCGTCTACGGGAAGCTGTTATAAAGGAAATACTTGGGGGCGAAGTCGCTTTCCTTGAGAATAGGAAATTTTAGCTGGAGATTGGCGATTGGAGATGGCTCGCTAGCAAACAACAAATAGAAGTTTGCTGTGACGGGAATTTGTTAGAAGTAGCTAAATCTCAAATCTTCAGCTGGAAATTACTAGACTCGCATCGTGTTTGTCGCGTCTACATTACTTTGCTCATTTAACCCATGACTGCTTAATCATCAATAATGTTTTACTTTGCCAGGATGAATAAATTTTTGCGTCTACCTTGGGGTGAGAGATGGAAGCCAAATCTGCGCCAATCACCTGTGATAGAAACAGAAGAATCAATTCTCTTAAGGATACTAGTACTAGCCTTGGTAGTTGTGGGAGTTGTGGCGACAGATATTGCCGCACAGACAAGTTCTAGTTTTTGGGCAGTACCCTTAAGTTTAGTGGGTGCGGTGTGGAGCTACCATAGTCGCCACAGTTCTAATGTTCCCGTCAAGTTTTGTATCGCCATTGGGATGTTAATGGCACTGGGTGTTTTCTTGGGGCGATTACTAGGGGAACTAAATGATACTCGACTAGCTTTGGCACAGTTGTTAATCCAACTCCAGGTATTACACAGTTTTGATATGCCTCGGCGGAAGGATTTGGGGTATTCAATTCTGATTGGATTGATTTTGTTGGGTGTGGCAGCAACCCTGAGTCAAACTTTAGAGTTTGCGCCCCTGTTGCTGATATTTTTGGCGATCGCCATACCAACTCTAGTTCTAGATTACCGTTCTCGATTGGGTTTAACGGCAGTCAAGGGTAAGGGGGAAGAAAGCAAGGGGAAGAATTCTCCCATCAGATTGTTGCCTTCCTACTTCATTTTGTTTCCCCTAGTAGTAGTCCTTGGTCTAGGGATATTCGCGGTTTTACCTCGTTTTCCTAGCTACCAACTACGGACGTTTCCTGTGAGTGCGCCCATTAATATCCAGGGAGACTTTACTGGACGGACAATTGTCAATCCGGGTTATGTACGTCAGGGAAATCCCAATAATCCCGGTAATAGTGGCGTTAATCAAGGTAATGGGGGTACTAATCCTGGGGAACCTGGGAAAATAGATGATAGTTCCTATTACGGCTTCAGCAGCCAAATGAACCAGAACCTGCGGGGAGAAATGAAACCCAAAGAAGTGATGCGAGTGCGATCGCAATCAGAAGGGTTTTGGCGAGTTTTGGCTTTTGATAGATATACGGGTAAGGGTTGGGAGATTTCCCGCAATGAACAGGTAAAGACAGTTAAGCGCTCTCCTTGGTCTTACCAAATCTTCCTGGATTTACCTGGTACTATTGCTAAAACAAAAGAGATAATTCAGACTTACACCGTAGTTGCTGATTTACCTAACTTAGTTCCTGCTTTAGCAAGTCCCAAGGAAATTTACTTTCCCACCCCGATGTTAGCCATGGATACGGAAGGGGGATTGCGATCGCCAGTGGGGTTATCGGAGGGGATGACTTATAGCGTGATTTCCGAAGTTCCCTACCGCGATCGCACTCAACTAGGTACAGCACCAACCAAATACCCTAAGAGTATTCAGAAATATTATCTACAGATTCCAGAGGCGATCGCCGATAAAGTTCGCCAACGTACAGAAGAGATTTTGGCAAATTACAACCGAGAAAGGGTTGCCAAGTCAAATAAAGCTTTAACATCACCCTACGAAAAGGCTTTATACCTAGCTCAATACGTCAAGCAAAATTATCACATTCCTGAAAATCCCCTAGACTTACCCTATTTGGGCGAAAAAGATGACCTCGTGGATACCTTCCTCTTTAAGCAGAAAGGAGGTTATCCAGACCATTTTTCCACAGTCTTAACAGTAATGCTGCGTTCCATTGGCATTCCTGCACGCTTAGTCGCAGGTTTCGCATCGGGAGAGTTTAACCCCTTTACTGGAATGTATGTTGTCCGTAACACAGATGCTTACGTGATGACAGAAGTTTACTTTCCCAAATATGGCTGGTTTGCCTTTGACCCTATTCCCAATCATCCCCTAATTCCTCCCTCTGTGGAAGACATAGAGACATTTAGTGTCCTCCGGCAATTCTGGAATTGGGTGGCAGGATGGCTACCTTCACCCGTTGCTGGTTGGTTCAATTATGTGTTTGGAGCAATATTTAATGGGTTGGGTAAAATTATCACCTGGTTCTTGAAGCTATTTACCCAAGGATGGTTCGGTATTATCACCGTCTTTTTAGCCGCAACTACAGTAGCATTTATCGCTTGGCTGATATGGCAAGGATGGCGCGAATTATCTTACCGCCAGACTTTACGCAAATTACCAGCAATGGAAAAACTGTATCAACAGATGCTTCGGTGGGAAAGTACCAAGGGATTCCGCAAGCACTCGGCTCAAACTCCCCTAGAATACAGCAAAGCTGCCTATCAGCATCATACATCCGAGATTGCTGAGGTGATTGAGGAAATCTGCCAAGCTTATGTTAGCTGGCGATACGGTGATAACAAACCTGACATGGGTAGACTTCAGTATAGATGGCAGAAAGTCGTGCAAAAAAAATCCTGAGAGACGATTGCTCACAAGGAAGGATGAACCAATTACTCATAGTAACAACTAGGTTGCAAGAATTTTCGCGTTGAGTATAATCCTACTGGTTGAGTGAGCAACTGAATTTCTTCAACCTTGATCCATAATCTTTAACTCCCCCGCAAAGGAAACAGGAGTTACACAAAGACAGTATTTTTATAGTCATTGCCTTTACAAAACAACACAATGAAGGCGATGACTTTTTTCATGGCATCCATATCCCAATAGATTGCAGAAGCCGAAAAATAGTGTATGTCCCTCTCAACACAGCCTCAGCACAACGAAGTATAGTGAAAGACCTCAGTTGCTTGTATACAGTAATTCTAAACTCTTCTAGCACTACAGAGAGCGCTTCACCAGCTAACCTGATCGATGGATTATGTTATATAAATTACAAAACATCTGTATATTGTTGAGTACAAGTACTTATTAACAATGAAAAAATATCACATAATGACCTAACTATATTATACTTAAGTATGAATACTGAGTCATTACGGTTTAAATTAAATTCAAGCCGAGATAATTTTCCTTTCTATGGCTGATTTTTTACCTGATGATAAGTCCCTTGATGTAGTCTTTACTATTTTTTCATATTTAAGTGAAAAATGTTTGTTAACCTCTGTATTAGATAAGGAAGCAAGCTTCGGAGCATCTACAACGGCTGATATATTTATTTTGCAAGTTAGGGATTTCTTGTTGTCGTAGTTAGAAATGCTGCCACAGCAGATGTAAAGAATATTACAGATGTTTGGGTTATGTTTGTTGCATTTGTAGAATGACTTTAGCTGAATATATTGGCAAATGATCTAAATTAAAGTTACAAGCAAGATACAATGAGTAGAACTCCTATCAGTAGCTACAGGTTTTTTCAAAAGTTACATCCTCTATCCTTATTGGCACAACTAACAGGAAGACGCGCTACGGGCTGCCTACGTGTGTTTACTGATACGGTTACTTGGTCTATTTACATAGAAGAAGGAAAGCTCACCTATGCTTCATCTTCGGAGCAGCTATTTGAGCGTTTGGATGCTTGTCTTCGTCGTCTCAGTCAGCAAGTTTCCACATTGCACAATGCCAATATTTTACAGATGCGCTTAATGTATGAGCCGCGTCAAGAGCATGAATCCTTGGTTTATTCAGATTATCAAGCAATTTGCTGGCTCGTAAGTCAGGGATATATTAACCCTCCTCAAGCGGCAATATTAATTGATGAATTAGCAAAAGAAGTCATAGAATCTTTCTTGATTTTGAAAGAAGGCAGCTATGAATTCTATAGGGAAACACCCTTGGATGATTTACCAAAATTCTGTCGCTTAGATATTAGACTATTAGTTGAACACTGCCAAAATCAACTCAAGAATCGTCAGCAAAATAACGAGAATAATCAGATTCCCAATGTTGCGGGGATATCGACATCTCAGATAGGTTTGCCAAGTCCTCAGATAATTACAGAAGAGAGGCAAAAAGAAACACCTTTAGCAGCTTCTGATGGTGGAGCCGAAACAACAAGTAAAGCATCCCAGAGTCAAAGTTTATATACCGTAGCTTGCATAGATGATAGTCTAACAGTATTAAATTCCATTAGACATTTTTTGGATGAAAATACTTTCGATGTGGTTATGATTAATGACCCAGTTAAAGCATTAATGCAGATTCTCCGGAGTAAACCAGATTTAATTTTGTTAGATGTAGAAATGCCTAATCTGGACGGTTATGAGCTATGTTCACTATTGAGAAGGCATTCACATTTTAAACATACTCCTATTATTATGGTGACTGGCAGAACAGGATTTATTGATAGGGCGAAAGCCAAGATGGTAAGGTCTTCTGGTTATTTAACAAAGCCATTTACCCAATCAGAACTATTAAAAATGATATTTAAGCACGTTGAATAATAGTCTTGGTAATCATAAGATTATTAAGGTGATTGAATCGTAAATAAGTTCATTATCAAAGGAGATTTTAGGAGTGGATATAACTTTGGTAGGTACAATTTTAATCGTTGAAGATTCCCCTAGTGAGTTGGAATTAATGAGTCATTTTCTGGGAGAAAGTGACTATAAAGTTATCAAAGCCACTGGTGCAAAGGATGCTTTAGAGAAAATTCAGGAAAATCCTCCCGATGTTATTGTCACAGACGTTGTGATGCCTGGTATGAGTGGATTTGAGTTATGTCGCTCCTTGAAAAAGAATCCTGTAACCCAGGGAATACCTATCATTATTTGTAGCTCCAAGAATCAGGAAATCGACCGTTTGTGGGCAATGCGACAGGGAGCAGATGCATATATCACAAAGCCTTATACCAGAGAACAATTGCTGCGTGTCATAAAATCATTGACTATCTAAATAAAAATGAATACAGCAAACATCAACTTGGCAAGAGATACCGACGTAAATAATAGTGGAGATGGTTATCTCAAATTTAAGTTAAATTCACAAACTATGGCTGTTTTGTCAATGAAATCAACCCAAGAAGCCATGGTAATTCCGGTGGAAGCAGTGACAGCAATGCCAAATATGCCTCCTTGCATTTTGGGTTTGATGAATTGGCGTAGTCGGATAATTTGGACAATAGATTTGCCAAGGATGCTGAATTTAGAACCTTTAGATTTAAGGTTTAGGCAGTATAGTGTGATTATTGTGAGATATGAATCATTTTTATTAGGTTTAATAGTTCAAGAAATTCAGGGTACGGCTAAATTTATTCCTGAGGAAATTCGTTCTCCCCTAGGGCAGGTGACTGCAAGTTTAGTTCCCTATTTGCGGGGATGTATTGTACAGCAAAAAGATATTTGGCTTGTATTAGATGCCCAAGCTATCGTGCAATCATCTATTCTTTATGAAAATTAGGGTGTATTACTCAAAATCTCAAAAGCTTCCCATTCACTCATTCATGATAATCACCAGGTATGTTTAATCAAACAGATACTCCTCAAAGTAGTAATTTAGATAATGGCAAATCGCGGACTATACCTGGAAGCATTACTGAAAATCCAGGGAGTTTTGTTGACGATAAGACATTTGATGATAACAGTAACCTAAGTTTGCCGCAGCGCTTCACAAAAGCTTTCAAACGCTTAAGTTTAACCACAAAAGCCACTGTATTAGCGATCGCCATTGGTACGATACCTGTACTGGGAATCGGGATATTAGCCTATTCCTTAGCAAATAAATCGATGACAGCTAAGATTTCCCAAATTCAGCAAGCGGAAGCCCAGGGGTTAGCAGATAAAGTCAACCGTTTTATGGTTGAACGCTATGCAGATATTCAGACGTTAGCAAATTTACGTATATTAACTAACAATAAAGTTAAGTCAGCCATAACTAACACCGAGAAGCAAGAACAATTAGAACAATTTATCCAAAGTTATAAAGTATACGATAGTATTGCTGTCTTTGATTTGCAAGGCAATCCCATTTTGCAGACTCAGGGGGATACCTTAGGCAATCATAGCGATCGCGAATATTTTCAAGCTGCGAAAAATAGCAACCGCCCCTACATTAGTCAACCAGAAGTATCGAAATCTAGTCAAAATATCAGTATCTATCTAGCAGCACCTGTGAAGGATAGTGTGACAAGGGAAACTATTGCCATTGTGCGGGCAAGAATGCCAGTTCAATCTCTGGATGATATTGTAAAAAACTACGCCCAAAATCAGCAGGAATACCACTTAATCGATAGTAGGGGCAATTTTTTCCTGGCGACTGAGAAACAACAAATAGGTAGAAGTGCAATTCAAGATTTTCCTGGCTTGGATAACCTAGTCAAAGCCAAAAAAGAGGAAACTTTTGTCACTGTCGATAAAAGTGATGGCAAGAAGCAGCTAGTAAGTTATGTAGATCGGAAGTTAGATGGTTTACCCGATTTGCAGTGGCAGGTAATTCTTGCCAGGGATACAGACAATGCTTTTAGTGCTCAAAGTCAATTACTCTGGGCGATCGCCCTTGGAACCGGATTGACAACTATTAGCGTTGCCGCGATCGCTGCTTGGTTAGCCAGGAAAGCCACTCAACCGATTCTGAATGCGACTGCCGCAGTTGTCAAACTAGGTGAGGGCGAACTGAGTACGCGCATTGAATTAGATAGTGAAGATGAAATTGGCTTACTGAGTGAGAATATTAACCACATGGCACAGCAGTTACAGGTGCTGATTGCCGAACAAGAACAGGAAGCGGAACAAGTCAAATGTATTGCGGACATGACTTTACGGATTCGCCGCAGTTTACAGGCAGATGATATTTATCAAACCAGTGTTCGAGAAATCCGCACACTCCTGAAAACAGATAGAGTTATAGTTTACAAGCTTGATCCTGAAACTTGGGAAGGGGTTGTAGTTGCAGAATCCGTGAGTGTCAATTTCCCCAAAATTCTAGGAGCAGAAATTTATGATCCTTGCTTCCGGGAGAAACATCTAGAAGCATACCAAAATAAGCAAGTCAGAGCGATTAGCAATATCTACGAGGAGCATAATCTCAGCAACGCTGAATGTTATATCCAGATATTGGAACAATTTGCCGTCAAAGCAAATCTTGTCGCTCCAATTTTGTTCCGGGAGCAATTACTTGGATTACTCATTGCCCATCACTGCGACAGCCCCAGGATTTGGCAACCCTCAGAAATTGAAGTTTTCAAACAATTAGCGATTCAAATCGGTTACGCCATTGAACAAGCAAAACTGCTCGAAGAGGTGGAAGCAGCCAGACAAATTGCCGAAAAATCCTCCGTAGACGAGCGACAGCAAAAAGAAGCCCTGCAAATGCAGTTACTGGAACTTCTGAGCAACGTTGAGGGAGCAGCCAGTGGTGATTTAACTGTACGTGCGGATGTCACAACCGGGGAAATTGGTACGGTAGCTGACTTCTTCAACTCCATTGTGGAGAGTTTGCGAGATATTGTCACCCAAGTCAAATTTACTGCCACCCAGGTAAACCAAGCTGTGGGTAGTAACAGTGAAGCCATTCGCCAGCTAGCAGAAACAGCCCTCAACCAAGCAAATGAAATTAACTACACCTTGGATGCTGTCGAGCAAATGAGCAAATCCATGACAGCGATCGCCCATAATGCCGAACAAGCAGCTGAGGTAGCTCGTAATGCCAGTACAACTGCAAACCAAAGCGGACAGGCAATGGATTTAACTGTACAAAATATCGTCCATTTGCGATCGACAGTTGGGGAAACAGCCAAAAAAGTCAAACGTCTCGGTGAATCTACGCAACAAATTTCCCGTGTTGTCGCCCTGATTAACCAAATTTCCATGCAGACTAACTTACTGGCAATTAATGCCGGGATTGAAGCTGCCCGCGCCGGGGAAGAAGGACAAGGTTTTGCAGTTGTTGCTGAAGAAGTGGGAGAATTAGCTGCAAGAAGTGCGGCAGCAACCAAAGAAATTGAACAAATCGTAGAAAACATCCAACGGGAAACCACCGATGTGGTACAAGCCATGGAAGTGGGAGTTGCCCAGGTAGTCGAAGGTACAAGAATTGTGGAAGATGCTAAATCGAGCTTGAGCCAAATCTTAGATGTATCTCGACAAATTGATGACTTAGTGCAGTCGATCTCCTTAGCCACCAACCAAGGTGTAGAAACATCCCAGATAGTTAGTAAATTGATGCAACAAATTGCCGAAAATTCCCAGTACACCAGCGCATCTTCCCACCAGGTTTCCGAATCCTTACAGGAAACTGTGGATAT
The Calothrix sp. 336/3 DNA segment above includes these coding regions:
- a CDS encoding chemotaxis protein CheW, producing the protein MNTANINLARDTDVNNSGDGYLKFKLNSQTMAVLSMKSTQEAMVIPVEAVTAMPNMPPCILGLMNWRSRIIWTIDLPRMLNLEPLDLRFRQYSVIIVRYESFLLGLIVQEIQGTAKFIPEEIRSPLGQVTASLVPYLRGCIVQQKDIWLVLDAQAIVQSSILYEN
- the sds gene encoding solanesyl diphosphate synthase, coding for MTPATSLFSPVEADLQILADNLKQLVGNRHPILYAAAEHLFGAGGKRVRPAIVLLISRATMIDTDITLRHRRLAEITEMIHTASLVHDDVVDESEVRRGVPTVHSLFGNRIAVLAGDFLFAQSSWYLANLDNLEVVKLLSEVIMDLAAGEIQQGLNRFDTSTSIETYLQKSYYKTASLIANSAKAAGVISDVSRETTENLYTYGRNLGLAFQIVDDILDFTSSTDTLGKPAFSDLKSGHLTAPVLFALEEKPYLEILIDREFAQEGDFEQAMILIQDSQGIQRARELAAHHAKLAVEYIADLPISESRQALINMTDYVLSRLY
- a CDS encoding PleD family two-component system response regulator — protein: MDITLVGTILIVEDSPSELELMSHFLGESDYKVIKATGAKDALEKIQENPPDVIVTDVVMPGMSGFELCRSLKKNPVTQGIPIIICSSKNQEIDRLWAMRQGADAYITKPYTREQLLRVIKSLTI
- the hetZ gene encoding heterocyst differentiation protein HetZ, producing the protein MNSAATTTIQGENSIGVEAIYQFLFQELRQSTKASEPNCHDVAMRVAAEVYRICSESKRIQASGSIESSAFSLAKHRLQQCLKYYQLGSNRGRVELHSTLSAIIYRYINPPQRQLSYQGRLTVIEDFLQSFYLEALNAFRRENQLTSSYRPQTLLELSEYMAFTERYGKRRIPLPGRQQQLIILRAQTFSQQQPPENCVDIEQAAEGSGNEGDGSWEDPAVQQLRSAMATQAEPEPQEDTLRSVVVTELMSYLEERQQNDCADYFALRLQDLSAQEIESILGLTPRQRDYLQQRFKYHLIRFALLHRWELVHEWLEADLHTNLGLTPQQWQIYTEKLDEKQRSLLELKQQGHTDEKIAKTLGLSMAQLQKRWFKILEQAWEIRNSLVSGSGT
- a CDS encoding response regulator; amino-acid sequence: MSRTPISSYRFFQKLHPLSLLAQLTGRRATGCLRVFTDTVTWSIYIEEGKLTYASSSEQLFERLDACLRRLSQQVSTLHNANILQMRLMYEPRQEHESLVYSDYQAICWLVSQGYINPPQAAILIDELAKEVIESFLILKEGSYEFYRETPLDDLPKFCRLDIRLLVEHCQNQLKNRQQNNENNQIPNVAGISTSQIGLPSPQIITEERQKETPLAASDGGAETTSKASQSQSLYTVACIDDSLTVLNSIRHFLDENTFDVVMINDPVKALMQILRSKPDLILLDVEMPNLDGYELCSLLRRHSHFKHTPIIMVTGRTGFIDRAKAKMVRSSGYLTKPFTQSELLKMIFKHVE
- a CDS encoding DUF3488 and DUF4129 domain-containing transglutaminase family protein; the protein is MNKFLRLPWGERWKPNLRQSPVIETEESILLRILVLALVVVGVVATDIAAQTSSSFWAVPLSLVGAVWSYHSRHSSNVPVKFCIAIGMLMALGVFLGRLLGELNDTRLALAQLLIQLQVLHSFDMPRRKDLGYSILIGLILLGVAATLSQTLEFAPLLLIFLAIAIPTLVLDYRSRLGLTAVKGKGEESKGKNSPIRLLPSYFILFPLVVVLGLGIFAVLPRFPSYQLRTFPVSAPINIQGDFTGRTIVNPGYVRQGNPNNPGNSGVNQGNGGTNPGEPGKIDDSSYYGFSSQMNQNLRGEMKPKEVMRVRSQSEGFWRVLAFDRYTGKGWEISRNEQVKTVKRSPWSYQIFLDLPGTIAKTKEIIQTYTVVADLPNLVPALASPKEIYFPTPMLAMDTEGGLRSPVGLSEGMTYSVISEVPYRDRTQLGTAPTKYPKSIQKYYLQIPEAIADKVRQRTEEILANYNRERVAKSNKALTSPYEKALYLAQYVKQNYHIPENPLDLPYLGEKDDLVDTFLFKQKGGYPDHFSTVLTVMLRSIGIPARLVAGFASGEFNPFTGMYVVRNTDAYVMTEVYFPKYGWFAFDPIPNHPLIPPSVEDIETFSVLRQFWNWVAGWLPSPVAGWFNYVFGAIFNGLGKIITWFLKLFTQGWFGIITVFLAATTVAFIAWLIWQGWRELSYRQTLRKLPAMEKLYQQMLRWESTKGFRKHSAQTPLEYSKAAYQHHTSEIAEVIEEICQAYVSWRYGDNKPDMGRLQYRWQKVVQKKS